One region of Zingiber officinale cultivar Zhangliang chromosome 7B, Zo_v1.1, whole genome shotgun sequence genomic DNA includes:
- the LOC122003781 gene encoding uncharacterized protein LOC122003781: MGRGFFYIKKKLKSLIIGAGRKSRVIKTGFNASGPYLAICATVEIEPSPSHRGGGGQLSATSPHGSTGTSQRFRENPLSIIPSPPFALPIAGWTIHGGTAARSSWWRSARRRWLRDRRIAGPIDKRAAFFLEASPANRGWGSPLRKWADWVEKL; the protein is encoded by the exons ATGGGACGAggctttttttatataaaaaaaaaattaaaaagcctTATCATAGGGGCTGGGAGAAAATCTCGGGTAATAAAAACAGGCTTCAACGCATCGGGGCCTTATCTCGCGATTTGTGCCACGGTCGAGATCGAACCCAGCCCCTCACACAGGGGAGGCGGCGGACAACTCAGCGCCACCTCTCCGCACGGCAGCACCGGGACGAGTCAACGCTTCCGCGAAAACCCTCTGTCTATAATCCCTTCCCCTCCTTTCGCCCTTCCGATCGCGGGATGGACGATCCACGGGGGGACGGCGGCGAGATCCTCCTGGTGGCGGAGCGCGAGACGGAGATGGCTTCGGGACCGGCGGATAGCCGGCCCTATCGACAAGAGGGCCGCCTTCTTCCTCGAAGCGTCCCCGGCGAATAG GGGCTGGGGCAGCCCCTTGCGCAAGTGGGCCGACTGGGTCGAGAAGCTCTGA
- the LOC122005886 gene encoding 2-isopropylmalate synthase A-like — MAFSLVVSIPNLSSSTAGICTRRRRFFLPSSHLLLNPSLSLPSDRSSPFPFPEASILPNSWRRAGARAGSITFSLSSRPEYIPNRIPDPNYVRIFDTTLRDGEQSPGATMTSNEKLVVARHLSRLGVDIIEAGFPASSPDDLDAVRSIAIEVGNQPLGEDGHVPVICGLSRCNKKDIDAAWEAVRHAKKPRVHTFIATSEIHMKHKLRKTREEVVSIARDMVAYAKSLGCQDIEFSPEDAGRSDREFLYHVLTEVIKAGATTLNIPDTVGYTLPSEFGKLIADLKANTPGIENVIISTHCQNDLGLATANTLAGAYAGARQLEVTVNGIGERAGNASLEEVVIAIKCRQELLGGLYTGINTKQIVMASKMVAEYTGLFVQPHKAIVGTNAFAHESGIHQDGMLKHKGTYEIISPEDIGLTRANESGIVLGKLSGRHALRSRLLEFGYDIDGKELDDVFKRFKEVAEKKKRISDEDLEALISDEIFQPRVIWSLGELQVTCGTLGLSTATVKLMSSDGEERIACSIGTGPVDAAYKAIDSIVKVPAVLKEYAMNAVTEGIDAIATTRVVIGGDETHTSTHALTGKAICRTFSGSGAAMDIVVSSVRAYISALNKMLGFVSAMKASEDTPKKHNVSS, encoded by the exons ATGGCGTTCTCCCTAGTCGTCTCCATCCCCAATCTCTCCTCCTCCACTGCCGGAATCTGCACCCGCCGCCGCCGCTTCTTCCTCCCTAGCTCCCATCTCCTCCTCAATCCTTCTCTCTCGCTTCCCTCCGACCGCTCATCCCCTTTCCCCTTCCCCGAGGCCTCCATCCTTCCTAATTCATGGAGACGCGCCGGCGCCCGAGCAGGATCCATCACGTTTTCCCTTTCCTCCCGCCCCGAGTACATCCCCAACCGCATTCCCGACCCCAACTATGTCCGCATCTTCGATACCACTCTCCGCGACGGCGAGCAGTCCCCCGGTGCCACCATGACCAGCAACGAGAAGCTCGTCGTGGCGCGCCACCTCTCCCGCCTCGGCGTCGACATCATCGAGGCCGGCTTCCCGGCCTCCAGCCCCGACGACCTCGACGCCGTCCGCTCCATCGCCATCGAGGTCGGGAACCAGCCCCTCGGCGAGGACGGCCACGTGCCCGTCATATGTGGTCTCTCAAGGTGCAATAAGAAGGACATCGACGCCGCCTGGGAGGCGGTTCGCCACGCGAAGAAGCCGAGGGTGCACACCTTCATTGCCACCAGCGAGATCCACATGAAGCATAAGCTGAGGAAGACGAGGGAGGAAGTGGTGAGCATCGCGCGCGACATGGTGGCTTATGCCAAGAGCCTTGGGTGTCAGGATATTGAGTTCAGCCCTGAGGATGCTGGCAG GTCGGATAGGGAATTTCTGTATCATGTGCTGACGGAAGTTATCAAAGCTGGAGCAACGACATTGAACATCCCCGACACGGTTGGGTATACTCTTCCATCAGAATTTGGAAAGTTAATTGCGGACTTAAAGGCAAACACTCCTGGTATTGAGAATGTGATCATATCTACTCACTGCCAGAATGACCTTGGTCTTGCAACTGCAAACACATTAGCA GGCGCTTATGCAGGGGCAAGGCAACTAGAGGTCACAGTCAACGGTATTGGCGAAAGAGCAGGAAATGCTTCTTTGGAGGAG GTTGTCATTGCCATCAAGTGTCGTCAGGAACTCTTGGGAGGTCTTTATACTGGAATTAACACAAAACAGATTGTCATGGCAAGCAAGATG GTAGCTGAATATACGGGATTGTTTGTACAGCCACATAAAGCTATTGTCGGTACCAATGCCTTCGCTCATGAAAGTGGCATTCACCAG GATGGGATGCTTAAACACAAGGGGACTTATGAAATCATCTCTCCTGAAGATATTGGGTTAACTCGTGCAAATGAATCAGGCATTGTTCTCGGAAAGCTTAG TGGAAGACATGCTTTGAGGTCTAGATTGTTAGAG TTTGGGTACGACATCGATGGGAAGGAACTTGATGATGTCTTCAAGCGCTTCAAAGAAGTTGCTGAGAAGAAAAAG CGCATATCGGATGAAGACTTGGAGGCGCTAATCTCAGACGAGATTTTTCAGCCTCGTGTTATATGGTCTCTTGGAGAGTTACAG GTCACCTGTGGAACACTTGGTCTATCTACTGCAACGGTAAAATTAATGTCTTCCGACGGAGAAGAGAGAATTGCATGTTCCATTGGCACAGGCCCGGTAGACGCCGCTTACAAAGCCATTGATAGCATAGTAAAG GTGCCTGCAGTTCTCAAGGAATATGCTATGAATGCTGTAACCGAAGGCATCGATGCAATTGCAACCACACGCGTCGTCATAGGCGGAGATGAAACTCATACTTCAACTCATGCCTTAACAGGAAAAGCGATATGCCGAACTTTCAG TGGCAGTGGAGCTGCGATGGACATTGTAGTTTCGAGTGTTCGTGCATACATCAGCGCGCTGAACAAGATGCTGGGTTTTGTGTCTGCCATGAAAGCTTCCGAGGACACACCGAAAAAACATAATGTCTCCAGTTGA